From Carassius auratus strain Wakin chromosome 22, ASM336829v1, whole genome shotgun sequence, a single genomic window includes:
- the LOC113039533 gene encoding uncharacterized protein LOC113039533 isoform X3 yields the protein MTMSDIPVLDLKMKCGERLLDVSLWRDEALSELHEGDNVHISHMRATILASGNAKLQSSNYTTIKIEEVEPVEQEVEVVGVTEIDDNCHLLTADDEIFVVPSEHYCGSIDDLIMELPMKIIVNHVNKRVVSVQTVN from the exons ATGACAATGTCAGACATCCCAGTCTTGGACCTCAAAATGAAGTGCGGCGAAAGGCTCCTTGATGTGTCCCTGTGGAGGGATGAAGCACTCAGTGAACTCCATGAGGGAGACAATGTGCACATCAGCCATATGCGTGCCACCATTTTGGCAAGTGGCAATGCAAAACTTCAGTCATCGAACTATACTACCATTAAG atcgaGGAGGTTGAACCTGTCGAACAGGAAGTTGAAGTTGTGGGAGTGACTGAAATTGATGACAACTGCCACCTACTTACTGCGGATGATGAAATCTTTGTTGTGCCTTCTGAACATTATTGTGGCAGCATTGATGACCTAATCATGGAGTTGCCCATGAAAATTATTGTAAATCATGTTAATAAACGAGTAGTTAGCGTACAAACAGTAAACTAA
- the LOC113039533 gene encoding uncharacterized protein LOC113039533 isoform X1, giving the protein MFRDSNNSKLYFFMLLRYYFLFLTIRMAHPYSTPQKLALKCIQTRLIQKAGSFVRRGFKITIDTQHTSTVCALTDGSRAIYHKKNGSYPEFEEGASYILKNCTLSDRHGRLCLLVGRSTLKFRTAPLKISEEAERAAVELIHPPSYSATGEEEDLFSRSGYLSLLGKVEKIQKVRMTMSDIPVLDLKMKCGERLLDVSLWRDEALSELHEGDNVHISHMRATILASGNAKLQSSNYTTIKIEEVEPVEQEVEVVGVTEIDDNCHLLTADDEIFVVPSEHYCGSIDDLIMELPMKIIVNHVNKRVVSVQTVN; this is encoded by the exons ATGTTTAGagatagtaataatagtaaattgtatttttttatgctacTAAGATATTACTTCCTTTTTCTTACCATCAGAATGGCGCATCCATATTCCACCCCTCAAAAGCTGGCGCTAAAATGTATACAGACACGTCTAATCCAAAAAGCTGGCTCATTTGTCCGCCGAGGGTTTAAAATTACCATTGACACACAGCACACATCAACAGTCTGTGCCCTCACAGATGGTAGTAGGGCCATTTACCACAAAAAAAATGGCTCGTATCCTGAATTTGAGGAGGGGGCAtcgtatattttaaaaaattgcacaTTGTCCGACAGACATGGGAGGCTCTGTCTTCTTGTGGGAAGATCCACATTAAAGTTTAGAACAGCTCCATTAAAAATTTCTGAGGAGGCAGAGAGAGCTGCAGTGGAATTAATCCATCCACCATCCTATTCTGCCACTGGTGAGGAGGAGGATCTGTTTTCCAGGAGTGGATATCTCAGCCTCCTAggaaaagttgaaaaa ATCCAGAAAGTAAGGATGACAATGTCAGACATCCCAGTCTTGGACCTCAAAATGAAGTGCGGCGAAAGGCTCCTTGATGTGTCCCTGTGGAGGGATGAAGCACTCAGTGAACTCCATGAGGGAGACAATGTGCACATCAGCCATATGCGTGCCACCATTTTGGCAAGTGGCAATGCAAAACTTCAGTCATCGAACTATACTACCATTAAG atcgaGGAGGTTGAACCTGTCGAACAGGAAGTTGAAGTTGTGGGAGTGACTGAAATTGATGACAACTGCCACCTACTTACTGCGGATGATGAAATCTTTGTTGTGCCTTCTGAACATTATTGTGGCAGCATTGATGACCTAATCATGGAGTTGCCCATGAAAATTATTGTAAATCATGTTAATAAACGAGTAGTTAGCGTACAAACAGTAAACTAA
- the LOC113039533 gene encoding uncharacterized protein LOC113039533 isoform X2 has translation MAHPYSTPQKLALKCIQTRLIQKAGSFVRRGFKITIDTQHTSTVCALTDGSRAIYHKKNGSYPEFEEGASYILKNCTLSDRHGRLCLLVGRSTLKFRTAPLKISEEAERAAVELIHPPSYSATGEEEDLFSRSGYLSLLGKVEKIQKVRMTMSDIPVLDLKMKCGERLLDVSLWRDEALSELHEGDNVHISHMRATILASGNAKLQSSNYTTIKIEEVEPVEQEVEVVGVTEIDDNCHLLTADDEIFVVPSEHYCGSIDDLIMELPMKIIVNHVNKRVVSVQTVN, from the exons ATGGCGCATCCATATTCCACCCCTCAAAAGCTGGCGCTAAAATGTATACAGACACGTCTAATCCAAAAAGCTGGCTCATTTGTCCGCCGAGGGTTTAAAATTACCATTGACACACAGCACACATCAACAGTCTGTGCCCTCACAGATGGTAGTAGGGCCATTTACCACAAAAAAAATGGCTCGTATCCTGAATTTGAGGAGGGGGCAtcgtatattttaaaaaattgcacaTTGTCCGACAGACATGGGAGGCTCTGTCTTCTTGTGGGAAGATCCACATTAAAGTTTAGAACAGCTCCATTAAAAATTTCTGAGGAGGCAGAGAGAGCTGCAGTGGAATTAATCCATCCACCATCCTATTCTGCCACTGGTGAGGAGGAGGATCTGTTTTCCAGGAGTGGATATCTCAGCCTCCTAggaaaagttgaaaaa ATCCAGAAAGTAAGGATGACAATGTCAGACATCCCAGTCTTGGACCTCAAAATGAAGTGCGGCGAAAGGCTCCTTGATGTGTCCCTGTGGAGGGATGAAGCACTCAGTGAACTCCATGAGGGAGACAATGTGCACATCAGCCATATGCGTGCCACCATTTTGGCAAGTGGCAATGCAAAACTTCAGTCATCGAACTATACTACCATTAAG atcgaGGAGGTTGAACCTGTCGAACAGGAAGTTGAAGTTGTGGGAGTGACTGAAATTGATGACAACTGCCACCTACTTACTGCGGATGATGAAATCTTTGTTGTGCCTTCTGAACATTATTGTGGCAGCATTGATGACCTAATCATGGAGTTGCCCATGAAAATTATTGTAAATCATGTTAATAAACGAGTAGTTAGCGTACAAACAGTAAACTAA